The DNA sequence GCGCGGCGCAGGCCAAACGTGACTCATTCCGACAAGAGCACGGAAGGCTCTTCTGCGAAAAATGTAACTTCGATCCGATGGACCATTATGGCGGACCGGAGGGTGAGGCTTGCATTGAGGTTCACCACAAGGCCACCGCCATTTCGGAAATGACAGCTGGCCATCGCACCAGTCTTGCAGACCTTCAGTGCCTCTGTGCGAACTGTCATCGTGTTGTTCATAAGCTCTTGAAGATGACGACCTGACCGCATCGAACCAACGGCTTATCCTCAGCATCACGATCTGATTGGAATGCTACCAAAGCCCTTCGAAGCGCGTCGCTGCCGTTCTCGTATAGCGTACCGTGTGCCGGGGATCGCGATGGCCGAGATAATCTTGGATCAGGCGCAGGTCGCGCCCGGCATGGGCCAAGGCATGCCCGCAGGAATGGCGCAGCATGTGCGGATGGACAGCCCCGAGACCGGCCCGTGCCGCAATGACCGTCACGAGATAGTTGACGGCCTGCCGCGTCATCGGCTGACCGCGCTCGGACAGGAACAGCCAGGGCAGGCCATCCTGCCGATCTGACAGAATACGCCGGATCGCGCGCAACTCATCGCCTGCAAGGGGGTGGCTGGTGGAGAGACCACGCTTCAACCGATGAACCCAAAGATTTCCCGCTTTTAGATCAAGATCACTGCGGCGCAGCGCAATCAATTCGCTCACCCGCAGTCCGTGCCGATACATGAGGAGCAGCATGGCATGATCGCGCGGGCCGTGCCGCCCTGACCGGGCCGCGATCAGCAGCCGCCTCATCTCATCCGGCGTCAGGTAATCGCGCGGCCGCTGATGGG is a window from the Paracoccus marcusii genome containing:
- a CDS encoding tyrosine-type recombinase/integrase, which produces MFGPRANRRFVKSDGIAPVDAHQRPRDYLTPDEMRRLLIAARSGRHGPRDHAMLLLMYRHGLRVSELIALRRSDLDLKAGNLWVHRLKRGLSTSHPLAGDELRAIRRILSDRQDGLPWLFLSERGQPMTRQAVNYLVTVIAARAGLGAVHPHMLRHSCGHALAHAGRDLRLIQDYLGHRDPRHTVRYTRTAATRFEGLW